In the Anoplopoma fimbria isolate UVic2021 breed Golden Eagle Sablefish chromosome 7, Afim_UVic_2022, whole genome shotgun sequence genome, one interval contains:
- the zbtb4 gene encoding uncharacterized protein zbtb4: MVSGEKVWDPLHASLIQSRLSERHLAAGLTPLCNTRHQTTTKNSTCQRSQRLSPLSSPPLSSVAVDTLQPVGASSPLHLPVNFCRSSKTKGLNKPVHCLGLAFQPEEEEEEEEEEEEEEEGGEVEQLEMKGKRHGGRGEAMMEDRLEDMADGPKNAKITLSFPLSAAPLPASLTSPNHCRSSSSSSPSPHRRRPSSKSSDEGSLWKLDATMDVKHRPFKPPRHDSSPSSSPSSSSSPMTVHALSRKDIKSPPPLKCSKLNPETQFHRSPPRSSSGSLGGCYGGDGWDERHRGANGTASPSQTAQILFSLGTSAYQRGGDAERREKMTGRPAGKVGSPHGPSLHPPTLHLPPPLPPPPPPPSEGLTAPPHSSSYSPTDSLKPELICGVCHRLFSSASSLTVHMRLHRGSRALNCCYCGKVFIHSKRLQSHEASCRVPGLPSNSLGPPSLAVQPKEEPLEEGEVRVEGGVIVGQSDISKARPGKKARSLLARIQGDDAAAAELLAGDEHHFVKVVDGNIIYFCSVCERSYMTLSSLKRHSNVHSWRRKYPCHFCDKVFALAEYRTKHEVWHTGERRYQCIFCWDAFATYYNLKTHQKTIHGINPSLISSEKTANGGYKQKANALKLYRLLPMRSQKRPYKTYSDSLHNGLLVPPTETPSLSMPGLGCALGPGDLQSLISGAHPQSVKPDPDDFPDGFPVSVEHGDLSTLIPLPQTDMPQVRKHDSEAQGLEQGRSSGSFKMSSSSKTKTPKAGRGTDTSMPSVITYGHTKPSVIVHGTAVSSSVIVHSNQVTSGSEKSPMSSPSPESSNSQTSHKGIPRPFKKHRDSADNHRKRSRDSSDTTEEGSRGRQGEETGRLFHKSRKSHSKSDIFNSKQLSASVGSHVKEAGPLCQITVRIGEEAIVKRSISETDLRRDKSLSPPKTKRSETSSVREAKETRHSHHHHHKHRLHRRVSLEEDGDKEGGDCEEEVRKKSSKSPDEVREYYFRREVRDQESDHDTEDNLWRPYYSYKPKRKAQAHLQRVKSWQRKLKFKRSIRLKRRTDRLKNHVNKETDKSQDEEEDEKIGEAEKLSKSNRDEEEGKKKDDLSAPLKEKNKDPEEQVKEACHEVPSPPLHSPKSPQSTSVAPTGIKRRPWTNGNAAECGTCGCWFSSPRKRDKHELSHLLEFVCLFCRATFPSRDKLEDHQRAQHPKPTEAPSVPQKVAVVEQVEGVGVKSVPEIAKYDEEKGGQVALVGCNSSPSRLSRRALSRHTCPQCHKVCKTSSALTRHIRRHELSSSPEREREDKDSEPQTAEIVVSTVSRDLETEKGQAPSAVSVISYSTPDPPSSSDCLASQHHDDHLSELTDEHRVSEFSGKPELAELSHPALEREPSPQIADPPSESPVNLTPTKHEFTPATPSALQSVLVMNGPECLDYRTPSKKNQDSQIHRIPSPMHIVASNNTSPNVPMTSQTRITTAAPPVSMTTALSSEGGFMKRDGVIMDRERQSGSGMFLHVGYEETPRIQDLRVQSLSRSPSPNEAQDLTMSSILAREREIERHREKERELERQRERERDKKMVKEREKEIERAHQMSRVSHTPQDQISLLVPKDEPLSPVPSPHHIPPQTTMNGSSSHRHSPKSPCRSPSTTGLPAPGNRQVHSSSQGLDRLPLPTGAAGAGDRPSAHALLLPRAPQPPEPEHHDTVPSRDSRGSATPVGYHAQNYPMPLIVPDSYHSGKKQEENLLMSSYPAGAFPFGPLGKMMVPNGGDLAKLPFYPDPYQLLYGPQLLAYPYNLAALPVALNMMAPGGDKVEPLPFLPAIFNYTATAGQYMGTAPHPLVANPSLYSSSSGCSSKKQRDSSSSKP, from the coding sequence ATGGTGTCCGGTGAGAAGGTGTGGGACCCCCTCCACGCGAGCCTTATTCAGTCACGTCTGAGTGAGCGACACCTGGCTGCTGGGCTAACTCCCCTCTGCAATACCAGACATCAGACAACAACTAAGAACTCTACGTGCCAACGGAGTCAGCGGTTATCACCTTTGTCTTCCCCGCCACTGTCATCAGTGGCTGTAGACACTCTTCAACCAGTTGGGGCCTCCTCACCATTACACCTGCCTGTCAATTTCTGCCGCTCAAGCAAGACCAAAGGGCTAAACAAACCAGTCCACTGTCTTGGATTGGCCTTTCagcctgaggaagaggaggaggaggaggaggaggaggaggaggaggaggaaggaggagaagttGAGCAGTTGGAGATGAAGGGTAAAAGGCATGGAGGCCGTGGAGAGGCCATGATGGAGGACAGGCTGGAGGACATGGCCGATGGAcccaaaaatgcaaaaatcacCTTAAGCTTCCCGCTTAGTGCCGCCCCCCTCCCAGCCTCCCTGACATCTCCAAACCACTGTCGTagctcttcatcatcctccccTTCCCCTCACAGACGGCGGCCATCCTCCAAGAGCTCAGACGAGGGGTCGCTGTGGAAACTGGACGCTACTATGGACGTTAAGCACAGACCATTTAAGCCCCCGAGGCACGACAGCTCTCCGTCCtcttcaccttcctcctcctcatctcccaTGACTGTTCATGCACTTAGTAGGAAGGATATCAAATCCCCGCCTCCTCTGAAGTGCTCCAAACTCAATCCAGAGACTCAGTTCCACAGGTCGCCCCCACGATCCTCCAGCGGGTCCTTAGGTGGCTGTTATGGTGGCGATGGATGGGATGAGAGGCACAGGGGGGCCAACGGTACCGCCTCGCCCTCTCAAACCGCCCAGATCCTCTTCAGTCTGGGCACGTCGGCCTATCAAAGAGGTGGggatgcagagaggagagagaaaatgacaggAAGACCAGCTGGGAAAGTGGGAAGCCCTCATGGACCAAGTCTTCACCCACCCACCCTCCACCTTCCTCCCCCCTTaccaccaccccctcctcccccatctgAGGGTCTTACCGCACCCCCTCACTCATCCTCTTATTCCCCTACCGACAGCCTAAAGCCCGAACTGATTTGCGGGGTGTGCCATCGGCTTTTCAGCTCGGCCTCCTCCCTGACGGTCCACATGCGGCTGCATCGTGGCAGCCGCGCCCTCAATTGCTGCTATTGTGGCAAAGTCTTCATCCACAGCAAGAGACTGCAGTCCCATGAGGCCTCCTGTAGGGTGCCAGGCCTGCCCTCCAACAGCCTGGGCCCTCCTTCCCTCGCTGTGCAGCCAAAGGAGGAGCCGCTGGAGGAGGGTGAGGTGAGAGTGGAGGGGGGAGTGATCGTGGGACAATCAGACATCAGTAAGGCGCGGCCGGGGAAGAAAGCACGGAGCCTCCTGGCACGTATCCAAGGTGATGATGCAGCAGCCGCAGAGTTACTAGCGGGTGATGAGCACCATTTTGTGAAGGTGGTAGACGGCaatatcatttatttctgctctgtgtgtgaacGTTCCTACATGACCCTATCCAGCCTGAAGCGTCACTCTAATGTGCACTCATGGCGCCGCAAATACCCATGCCACTTCTGCGACAAGGTCTTTGCCCTGGCTGAGTACCGCACAAAGCACGAGGTGTGGCACACTGGGGAGCGCCGCTACCAGTGCATCTTCTGCTGGGATGCCTTCGCCACCTACTACAATCTCAAAACACACCAGAAGACCATCCATGGGATTAACCCCAGCCTCATCTCCAGTGAAAAGACAGCTAATGGGGGTTATAAACAGAAAGCTAATGCCCTGAAACTCTACCGCCTCCTCCCCATGCGCTCCCAGAAGAGACCCTACAAGACTTACAGTGACAGTTTGCATAATGGACTGCTTGTCCCACCAACTGAGACACCTTCCCTCTCCATGCCTGGCCTGGGCTGTGCTCTGGGCCCTGGGGACTTACAAAGCCTCATCAGTGGGGCCCACCCTCAGAGTGTGAAGCCTGACCCAGATGACTTCCCTGATGGCTTCCCTGTTTCTGTTGAGCATGGGGACCTCTCCACGCTAATACCCCTCCCCCAAACAGACATGCCCCAAGTTAGAAAACATGATAGTGAGGCCCAAGGGTTAGAGCAGGGGAGAAGCAGTGGCAGCTTCAAAATGTCTAGTAGCAGCAAAACCAAAACACCTAAGGCTGGTAGAGGCACAGACACAAGCATGCCTTCTGTAATAACTTATGGCCATACGAAACCCTCCGTCATCGTTCATGGAACGGCAGTGTCATCCTCTGTCATTGTGCATAGCAACCAGGTCACCTCTGGAAGTGAAAAAAGCCCAATGAGCAGTCCATCCCCTGAAAGTAGCAACAGTCAGACTTCACACAAGGGCATTCCCAGGCCATTCAAAAAGCATAGGGATAGTGCAGATAACCATAGAAAGAGGTCAAGGGACAGTTCAGATACCACAGAGGAGGGCTCAAGAGGTAGACAGGGTGAAGAGACAGGCAGATTATTTCACAAATCACGCAAATCCCACAGCAAGAGCGACATCTTTAACTCAAAGCAGCTGTCAGCATCTGTAGGGTCACATGTCAAAGAGGCAGGGCCACTGTGCCAGATTACTGTACGTATCGGTGAGGAAGCCATAGTGAAGCGCAGCATCTCTGAGACGGATCTTAGGAGAGACAAGAGCCTTTCTCCACCTAAAACCAAACGGAGTGAAACCTCATCTGTGCGGGAAGCAAAGGAAACACGTCAttcccatcaccaccaccataaACACCGCCTCCACCGCAGAGTCAGCCTGGAAGAAGACGGTGATAAAGAAGGAGGAGATTGTGAGGAGGAGGTCAGGAAAAAGAGCTCCAAATCCCCCGATGAAGTGAGGGAGTACTACTTCCGTCGGGAGGTGCGTGACCAGGAGAGTGACCATGACACAGAGGATAATTTATGGCGGCCTTACTACTCCTACAAGCCTAAGAGGAAGGCCCAAGCACATCTACAGAGGGTCAAGAGCTGGCAGAGAAAACTGAAATTCAAGCGATCCATCCGGTTGAAGAGGAGGACAGATAGGCTCAAGAACCATGTGaataaagagacagataaatcacaggatgaggaagaggatgagaagATTGGGGAGGCCGAAAAACTGTCAAAATCCAACAGAGACgaggaagaggggaaaaagaaagatgatcTCTCTGCCCctttaaaggagaaaaacaaagacccAGAAGAACAAGTTAAGGAGGCCTGTCATGAGGTTCCCAGTCCTCCTCTGCACTCTCCAAAGTCTCCTCAGTCTACCTCAGTGGCCCCTACGGGAATAAAGAGGCGGCCTTGGACTAATGGGAATGCGGCAGAGTGTGGTACATGTGGCTGCTGGTTCTCAAGCCCCAGGAAGCGAGACAAACACGAGCTGAGCCATCTGCTGGAGTTTGTATGCCTCTTTTGCAGAGCCACTTTCCCCTCAAGGGATAAGTTGGAAGACCACCAGAGAGCCCAGCATCCCAAGCCTACTGAGGCACCTTCTGTACCCCAAAAAGTGGCAGTCGTTGAACAAGTTGAAGGGGTCGGTGTTAAATCTGTGCCAGAAATTGCAAAGTATGATGAAGAAAAAGGGGGCCAAGTAGCCTTAGTAGGGTGTAACTCTAGTCCAAGTCGCCTTAGCAGGAGAGCATTATCACGACACACCTGTCCACAGTGTCACAAGGTGTGCAAGACATCTTCAGCACTAACTCGCCATATCCGACGCCATGAGTTAAGCAGTTccccagagagagaaagggaagatAAAGACTCGGAGCCACAAACAGCAGAGAttgttgttagcactgttagcagaGACCTAGAGACTGAAAAAGGCCAAGCTCCCAGCGCTGTTTCAGTTATCAGCTATTCAACACCAGACCCCCCCAGCAGTAGTGACTGTTTGGCATCACAGCACCATGACGACCATCTAAGTGAACTGACAGATGAACATCGGGTGTCAGAATTCAGTGGCAAACCTGAACTTGCAGAGCTCTCACATCCAGCTTTAGAGAGAGAGCCCAGCCCACAAATTGCAGACCCTCCATCAGAAAGTCCGGTTAACCTTACGCCCACTAAACACGAATTCACGCCTGCCACACCCTCTGCTCTCCAGAGCGTGCTCGTCATGAATGGACCTGAATGTCTGGACTACCGCACCCCCAGCAAAAAGAACCAAGACAGCCAGATACACAGGATACCCAGCCCTATGCACATCGTGGCATCCAACAACACCTCTCCAAATGTGCCCATGACGTCACAGACCAGAATAAccactgctgctcctcctgtttccatgacaacagctCTCAGCTCAGAGGGGGGATTCATGAAACGGGATGGGGTCATtatggacagagagaggcagagtgggAGTGGTATGTTTCTACACGTAGGTTACGAGGAAACACCCCGGATCCAGGATCTCAGAGTTCAATCGCTGTCCAGGAGTCCCTCTCCCAATGAAGCACAAGACCTGACCATGTCCTCTATTCtagccagagagagggagatagagaggcacagagagaaagagagggagctggagagacagagagaaagggagagggacaaaaaaatggtgaaagagagagaaaaagagatagagagggCCCATCAAATGAGTAGAGTTTCGCACACCCCACAGGACCAGATTTCTCTGCTAGTCCCTAAAGATGAGCCCTTGAGCCCTGTGCCGTCCCCCCATCATATCCCCCCTCAAACCACTATGAATGGATCCTCCTCACACAGGCACAGTCCCAAATCTCCCTGCCGGTCCCCCTCGACTACTGGCCTCCCAGCTCCAGGCAACCGCCAGGTTCACTCCAGTTCACAAGGACTCGACAGACTCCCTCTGCCCACTGGAGCAGCTGGTGCCGGTGACCGCCCCTCTGCCCACGCTCTGCTTCTCCCCCGAGCCCCGCAACCACCTGAGCCGGAGCACCACGATACTGTTCCTTCCAGAGATTCCAGAGGGAGCGCCACCCCAGTGGGCTACCATGCCCAGAATTACCCCATGCCCCTTATTGTGCCGGACAGCTACCACTCTGGTAAGAAGCAGGAGGAAAACCTGCTCATGTCCTCCTATCCTGCTGGAGCTTTTCCCTTTGGCCCACTGGGGAAAATGATGGTCCCCAATGGCGGGGACCTGGCTAAGCTGCCGTTTTATCCGGACCCTTACCAGCTGCTCTATGGGCCACAGCTGCTGGCCTACCCTTATAACCTGGCCGCTCTTCCTGTGGCTCTGAATATGATGGCACCTGGGGGGGACAAGGTGGAGCCTCTGCCTTTCCTCCCTGCCATCTTCAACTACACAGCCACTGCGGGGCAGTACATGGGCACAGCCCCTCACCCGCTCGTGGCAAATCCCAGCctctacagcagcagcagcggctgCAGCAGCAAGAAACAacgagacagcagcagcagcaaaccgTAG